One genomic region from Anopheles bellator chromosome 2, idAnoBellAS_SP24_06.2, whole genome shotgun sequence encodes:
- the LOC131208109 gene encoding ejaculatory bulb-specific protein 3-like — protein MVSHSIVFQFALISAVLLWTVRSQNYVTKYDNINLDEIFNSERLMNNYMNCLKNVGPCTPDGKVLKDNLPDALMSDCVKCSEKQRIGADEVIKFIIANRPDDFAILEKLYDPTGVYRRKYLRPDGTLLTENGDGENTFAASGDGANATEAHTTEHNLGPSQDHGHGDGHQFESEN, from the exons ATGGTGTCCCACTCAATAGTGTTTCAGTTTGCACTCATATCTGCTGTATTACTGTGGACAGTACGTTCACAAAACTACGTCACCAAGTACGATAACATAAATTTGGATGAAATTTTCAACAGCGAGCGATTGATGAACAACTACATGAATTGCTTGAAGAATGTGGGTCCGTGCACGCCGGATGGAAAAGTGTTAAAAG ATAACCTGCCCGATGCGCTAATGAGTGATTGCGTGAAATGCTCCGAAAAGCAGCGCATTGGGGCGGACGAGGTGATCAAGTTCATCATAGCCAACCGGCCGGACGATTTCGCGATTCTGGAGAAACTATACGATCCAACCGGTGTGTACCGGCGGAAGTACTTGCGACCAGACGGAACACTCCTCACCGAAAATGGCGACGGCGAAAACACGTTCGCTGCCAGTGGCGACGGAGCGAATGCGACCGAAGCCCACACCACCGAGCATAATCTAGGCCCGTCTCAAgatcacggccacggcgatggTCACCAGTTCGAGAGTGAAAACTGA
- the LOC131210636 gene encoding ejaculatory bulb-specific protein 3, whose product MKFFVVIALALVAAVAAQDKYTTKYDGVDLDEILKSDRLFNNYYKCLLDQGRCTPDGNELKRILPDALKTDCAKCSEKQKSGTEKVINYLIDNRKDQWENLQKKYDPENIYVNKYRDDAKKKGINL is encoded by the coding sequence ATGAAATTCTTCGTCGTCATTGCTCTGGCGTTGGTAGCCGCAGTTGCCGCCCAGGATAAGTACACCACCAAGTACGACGGTGTCGATCTGGATGAGATCCTGAAGTCCGACCGCCTGTTCAACAACTACTACAAGTGTCTGCTGGATCAGGGCCGGTGCACCCCGGACGGCAATGAGCTGAAGCGCATCCTGCCGGACGCACTGAAGACGGACTGTGCCAAGTGCAGCGAGAAGCAGAAGAGCGGCACCGAGAAGGTGATCAACTATCTGATTGACAACCGCAAGGACCAGTGGGAGAACCTGCAGAAGAAGTACGACCCGGAGAACATCTACGTCAACAAGTACCGCGATGACGCCAAGAAGAAGGGAATCAACCTGTAA
- the LOC131212244 gene encoding phosphorylated adapter RNA export protein isoform X2, whose product MMEHDSLKLASADDDLEDGELSDSDCEVYTPLPRPDLPKAEFTAATASHARQMDIACDDPDDDDDLRLTKSDSDGSSDESGSNIRIGATSFTRRMRGQGSRPMSHRPGRSQGAIPPNGLAPVPQLLAARPNKYNIWTESLQEDTLMETMRGCDVTPHALRNRDVESYDYKLKDRLQSGNAFNRLKRTQSNSDDSDGYGCGGKRMRTERERFPEASDQERRISAKQRIGKRNSTDTNSDDSGQSAPRHIPDLNVDDECSNEKFATELAEKLCEKQQDLLFRVVEVLGKVIPLKLFKETQKIEADGGMLVMKGWRRRTPGGVFLFLLKHCEDVDNELKKQIFFENKKAKQKEWKLAKANNRDKKVEELKKSLNRQATDAELPTIPMMAHLKAETNSTRKWPGISAVRTRHCYIIFFAVSNPPPSPVGEENFDGNQDFETPDIHVNVTSPEKIPMQSNETDKEDSDAGKPEVAIMIGHGLMPQRTIQSYQEDCLDITCDDMDMF is encoded by the exons ATGATGGAACACGACTCGCTAAAGCTGGCCAgtgccgacgacgatctgGAAGATGGAGAG CTTTCCGATAGTGATTGTGAAGTTTATACACCGCTGCCGAGGCCAGATTTGCCGAAAGCCGAGTTCACAGCCGCCACAGCCAGCCACGCGCGACAGATGGATATAGCGTGCGACGATccggatgacgatgacgatttGCGACTGACCAAAAGTGACTCCGATGGTAGCTCCGATGAGAGTGGAAGTAACATAAGAATCGGCGCCACAAGCTTCACGCGACGAATGCGTGGGCAAGGATCGCGCCCAATGTCACACCGACCAGGTCGCAGTCAAGGCGCGATTCCACCGAATGGTCTAGCCCCTGTACCACAATTGCTGGCCGCAAGACCAAACAAGTACAACATCTGGACCGAAAGCCTCCAGGAGGACACGCTGATGGAAACGATGCGCGGCTGCGACGTTACACCGCACGCACTCCGCAACCGCGACGTCGAGTCATACGACTACAAACTGAAGGACCGCCTGCAGAGTGGAAACGCTTTCAACCGTCTGAAACGTACACAGTCGAACTCAGACGATTCCGATGGATATGGATGTGGAGGGAAGCGGATGAGAACAGAACGGGAGCGCTTCCCGGAAGCCAGTGACCAGGAGCGGCGCATTAGTGCGAAGCAGCGCATCGGCAAGCGCAACAGCACCGACACAAACAGTGATGACAGTGGCCAAAGTGCGCCGAG ACATATACCGGACCTGAATGTCGACGACGAGTGTAGTAACGAAAAGTTTGCCACTGAGCTGGCCGAAAAGTTGTGCGAAAAGCAGCAGGATTTGCTAT TCCGCGTAGTGGAGGTACTGGGCAAAGTGATACCGCTCAAGTTGTTCAAGGAAACGCAAAAGATTGAAGCCGACGGTGGTATGCTTGTGATG AAAGGATGGCGGCGACGGACGCCAGGaggagtttttctttttctgttgaaaCATTGCGAAGATGTCGATAACGAGCTAaagaagcaaatatttttcgagaacaaaaaagcaaagcaaaaagaatGGAAACTCGCAAAGGCCAACAATCGTGATAAGAAAGTGGAGGAACTGAAGAAATCACTCAACCGGCAAGCGACCGATGCCGAGCTACCGACTATTCCGATGATGGCTCACCTCAAAGCGGAAACGAATAGCACCCGTAAGTGGCCCGGAATTTCTGCTGTTCGAACCCGCCATTGCtatattattttctttgcagTGTCCAATCCACCGCCTTCCCCGGTGGGAGAGGAGAACTTTGACGGTAACCAAGACTTTGAAACGCCGGACATACACGTCAATGTCACTAGCCCCGAGAAGATACCGATGcaatcgaacgaaaccgaCAAAGAAGATTCCGATGCCGGCAAACCGGAAGTTGCGATCATGATTGGGCACGGACTGATGCCGCAACGAACTATTCAAAGCTACCAGGAAGACTGTCTTGACATCACGTGCGATGAT
- the LOC131212244 gene encoding phosphorylated adapter RNA export protein isoform X3 yields the protein MMEHDSLKLASADDDLEDGELSDSDCEVYTPLPRPDLPKAEFTAATASHARQMDIACDDPDDDDDLRLTKSDSDGSSDESGSNIRIGATSFTRRMRGQGSRPMSHRPGRSQGAIPPNGLAPVPQLLAARPNKYNIWTESLQEDTLMETMRGCDVTPHALRNRDVESYDYKLKDRLQSGNAFNRLKRTQSNSDDSDGYGCGGKRMRTERERFPEASDQERRISAKQRIGKRNSTDTNSDDSGQSAPRFAFRHIPDLNVDDECSNEKFATELAEKLCEKQQDLLFRVVEVLGKVIPLKLFKETQKIEADGGMLVMKGWRRRTPGGVFLFLLKHCEDVDNELKKQIFFENKKAKQKEWKLAKANNRDKKVEELKKSLNRQATDAELPTIPMMAHLKAETNSTLSNPPPSPVGEENFDGNQDFETPDIHVNVTSPEKIPMQSNETDKEDSDAGKPEVAIMIGHGLMPQRTIQSYQEDCLDITCDDMDMF from the exons ATGATGGAACACGACTCGCTAAAGCTGGCCAgtgccgacgacgatctgGAAGATGGAGAG CTTTCCGATAGTGATTGTGAAGTTTATACACCGCTGCCGAGGCCAGATTTGCCGAAAGCCGAGTTCACAGCCGCCACAGCCAGCCACGCGCGACAGATGGATATAGCGTGCGACGATccggatgacgatgacgatttGCGACTGACCAAAAGTGACTCCGATGGTAGCTCCGATGAGAGTGGAAGTAACATAAGAATCGGCGCCACAAGCTTCACGCGACGAATGCGTGGGCAAGGATCGCGCCCAATGTCACACCGACCAGGTCGCAGTCAAGGCGCGATTCCACCGAATGGTCTAGCCCCTGTACCACAATTGCTGGCCGCAAGACCAAACAAGTACAACATCTGGACCGAAAGCCTCCAGGAGGACACGCTGATGGAAACGATGCGCGGCTGCGACGTTACACCGCACGCACTCCGCAACCGCGACGTCGAGTCATACGACTACAAACTGAAGGACCGCCTGCAGAGTGGAAACGCTTTCAACCGTCTGAAACGTACACAGTCGAACTCAGACGATTCCGATGGATATGGATGTGGAGGGAAGCGGATGAGAACAGAACGGGAGCGCTTCCCGGAAGCCAGTGACCAGGAGCGGCGCATTAGTGCGAAGCAGCGCATCGGCAAGCGCAACAGCACCGACACAAACAGTGATGACAGTGGCCAAAGTGCGCCGAG ATTTGCTTTCAGACATATACCGGACCTGAATGTCGACGACGAGTGTAGTAACGAAAAGTTTGCCACTGAGCTGGCCGAAAAGTTGTGCGAAAAGCAGCAGGATTTGCTAT TCCGCGTAGTGGAGGTACTGGGCAAAGTGATACCGCTCAAGTTGTTCAAGGAAACGCAAAAGATTGAAGCCGACGGTGGTATGCTTGTGATG AAAGGATGGCGGCGACGGACGCCAGGaggagtttttctttttctgttgaaaCATTGCGAAGATGTCGATAACGAGCTAaagaagcaaatatttttcgagaacaaaaaagcaaagcaaaaagaatGGAAACTCGCAAAGGCCAACAATCGTGATAAGAAAGTGGAGGAACTGAAGAAATCACTCAACCGGCAAGCGACCGATGCCGAGCTACCGACTATTCCGATGATGGCTCACCTCAAAGCGGAAACGAATAGCACCC TGTCCAATCCACCGCCTTCCCCGGTGGGAGAGGAGAACTTTGACGGTAACCAAGACTTTGAAACGCCGGACATACACGTCAATGTCACTAGCCCCGAGAAGATACCGATGcaatcgaacgaaaccgaCAAAGAAGATTCCGATGCCGGCAAACCGGAAGTTGCGATCATGATTGGGCACGGACTGATGCCGCAACGAACTATTCAAAGCTACCAGGAAGACTGTCTTGACATCACGTGCGATGAT
- the LOC131212244 gene encoding phosphorylated adapter RNA export protein isoform X1, which produces MMEHDSLKLASADDDLEDGELSDSDCEVYTPLPRPDLPKAEFTAATASHARQMDIACDDPDDDDDLRLTKSDSDGSSDESGSNIRIGATSFTRRMRGQGSRPMSHRPGRSQGAIPPNGLAPVPQLLAARPNKYNIWTESLQEDTLMETMRGCDVTPHALRNRDVESYDYKLKDRLQSGNAFNRLKRTQSNSDDSDGYGCGGKRMRTERERFPEASDQERRISAKQRIGKRNSTDTNSDDSGQSAPRFAFRHIPDLNVDDECSNEKFATELAEKLCEKQQDLLFRVVEVLGKVIPLKLFKETQKIEADGGMLVMKGWRRRTPGGVFLFLLKHCEDVDNELKKQIFFENKKAKQKEWKLAKANNRDKKVEELKKSLNRQATDAELPTIPMMAHLKAETNSTRKWPGISAVRTRHCYIIFFAVSNPPPSPVGEENFDGNQDFETPDIHVNVTSPEKIPMQSNETDKEDSDAGKPEVAIMIGHGLMPQRTIQSYQEDCLDITCDDMDMF; this is translated from the exons ATGATGGAACACGACTCGCTAAAGCTGGCCAgtgccgacgacgatctgGAAGATGGAGAG CTTTCCGATAGTGATTGTGAAGTTTATACACCGCTGCCGAGGCCAGATTTGCCGAAAGCCGAGTTCACAGCCGCCACAGCCAGCCACGCGCGACAGATGGATATAGCGTGCGACGATccggatgacgatgacgatttGCGACTGACCAAAAGTGACTCCGATGGTAGCTCCGATGAGAGTGGAAGTAACATAAGAATCGGCGCCACAAGCTTCACGCGACGAATGCGTGGGCAAGGATCGCGCCCAATGTCACACCGACCAGGTCGCAGTCAAGGCGCGATTCCACCGAATGGTCTAGCCCCTGTACCACAATTGCTGGCCGCAAGACCAAACAAGTACAACATCTGGACCGAAAGCCTCCAGGAGGACACGCTGATGGAAACGATGCGCGGCTGCGACGTTACACCGCACGCACTCCGCAACCGCGACGTCGAGTCATACGACTACAAACTGAAGGACCGCCTGCAGAGTGGAAACGCTTTCAACCGTCTGAAACGTACACAGTCGAACTCAGACGATTCCGATGGATATGGATGTGGAGGGAAGCGGATGAGAACAGAACGGGAGCGCTTCCCGGAAGCCAGTGACCAGGAGCGGCGCATTAGTGCGAAGCAGCGCATCGGCAAGCGCAACAGCACCGACACAAACAGTGATGACAGTGGCCAAAGTGCGCCGAG ATTTGCTTTCAGACATATACCGGACCTGAATGTCGACGACGAGTGTAGTAACGAAAAGTTTGCCACTGAGCTGGCCGAAAAGTTGTGCGAAAAGCAGCAGGATTTGCTAT TCCGCGTAGTGGAGGTACTGGGCAAAGTGATACCGCTCAAGTTGTTCAAGGAAACGCAAAAGATTGAAGCCGACGGTGGTATGCTTGTGATG AAAGGATGGCGGCGACGGACGCCAGGaggagtttttctttttctgttgaaaCATTGCGAAGATGTCGATAACGAGCTAaagaagcaaatatttttcgagaacaaaaaagcaaagcaaaaagaatGGAAACTCGCAAAGGCCAACAATCGTGATAAGAAAGTGGAGGAACTGAAGAAATCACTCAACCGGCAAGCGACCGATGCCGAGCTACCGACTATTCCGATGATGGCTCACCTCAAAGCGGAAACGAATAGCACCCGTAAGTGGCCCGGAATTTCTGCTGTTCGAACCCGCCATTGCtatattattttctttgcagTGTCCAATCCACCGCCTTCCCCGGTGGGAGAGGAGAACTTTGACGGTAACCAAGACTTTGAAACGCCGGACATACACGTCAATGTCACTAGCCCCGAGAAGATACCGATGcaatcgaacgaaaccgaCAAAGAAGATTCCGATGCCGGCAAACCGGAAGTTGCGATCATGATTGGGCACGGACTGATGCCGCAACGAACTATTCAAAGCTACCAGGAAGACTGTCTTGACATCACGTGCGATGAT
- the LOC131212247 gene encoding ejaculatory bulb-specific protein 3-like, translating into MKLFVAIVFAILAIVAAQDAQYTTKYDGIDLDEILKSDRLFNNYYKCLMDEGRCTPDGNELKRILPEALQTNCAKCSEKQRAGAVRVINYMIDNRKEQWEALQKKYDPENLYVEKYREEAKKEGINLE; encoded by the coding sequence ATGAAACTGTTCGTAGCCATCGTTTTCGCGATTCTGGCCATTGTGGCCGCACAGGACGCTCAGTACACCACCAAGTACGACGGTATCGATCTGGATGAAATCCTGAAATCAGACCGGCTGTTCAACAACTACTACAAGTGCCTGATGGACGAGGGTCGTTGCACCCCGGACGGCAACGAGTTGAAGCGTATCCTACCGGAAGCCCTGCAGACCAATTGCGCCAAGTGCAGCGAGAAGCAGAGGGCTGGCGCGGTCCGGGTGATCAACTACATGATCGACAACCGCAAGGAGCAGTGGGAAGCGCTGCAGAAGAAGTACGATCCGGAGAACCTGTACGTTGAAAAGTACCGGGAGGAAGCCAAGAAGGAGGGAATCAACCTGGAATAG
- the LOC131212246 gene encoding ejaculatory bulb-specific protein 3-like: MKLFIVVALALVAAVAAQDKYTSKYDGIDVDEILKSDRLFNNYYKCLMDEGRCTPDGNELKRILPEALQTNCAKCSEKQRAGAIRVLNYIIENRKDQWKVLQKKFDPENKYIEKYREDAKKEGINLPSK; this comes from the coding sequence ATGAAACTGTTCATCGTTGTGGCCCTTGCGCTGGTAGCCGCAGTTGCCGCGCAGGATAAGTACACCTCCAAGTACGACGGAATCGATGTTGACGAAATCCTGAAGTCGGACCGGCTTTTCAACAACTACTACAAGTGCCTGATGGACGAGGGACGGTGCACCCCGGACGGCAACGAGTTGAAGCGTATCCTACCGGAAGCCCTGCAGACCAATTGTGCCAAGTGCAGCGAGAAGCAGAGGGCAGGCGCGATCCGAGTTCTGAACTACATCATCGAAAACCGCAAGGACCAGTGGAAGGTACTCCAGAAGAAGTTTGACCCGGAGAACAAGTACATCGAGAAGTACCGCGAGGATGCCAAGAAGGAGGGAATCAACTTGCCGTCCAAGTAA
- the LOC131209350 gene encoding putative neutral sphingomyelinase has protein sequence MAMELSILTLNIWGIPYVSKDREVRVKAIGDVLASGNYDIVSLQEVWSDSDYQNLRQRVENVLPFCHYFYSGVVGSGLAILSRYPIVSAFFHSWSVNGYFHRIQHGDWFGGKGVGLAKISVNDQLVHVYVAHLHAEYNRQCDDYMAHRVIQAYDTAQFIETTRGHSVLQVLAGDLNTEPGDLAYRVLLTSSNLKDSYDRKLVGSTAGTNECESNSYTEGSAARQNPNGKRIDYVMYRIGDHYEGRLLEHRLPLPKRVPGQSCSYSDHEAVYAKLILKRNNSSSTIQNLIACNGGKTKDENSGCTPESRAENQREAVLALRESVTICSESLKQLESHRRSYTLMAIGVIIVLINLLELQAPYGLKIAFLVLKFLLCAVIIFFVVMATIWNVVEKHGILAGKLSMEIALRGYSLEVPGCSTAGGGTRGGSGAE, from the exons ATGGCAATGGAGCTGAGCATTTTAACACTCAATATCTG GGGCATTCCGTACGTTTCGAAGGATCGTGAGGTGCGCGTGAAGGCCATAGGAGACGTTTTGGCCAGCGGCAACTATGATATCGTTTCTCTACAGGAAGTCTGGTCCGATAGCGACTATCAAAACCTTCGTCAGCGTGTGGAAAATGTGCTTCCGTTTTGTCACTACTTCTACAG CGGAGTGGTCGGTTCAGGGTTAGCGATTCTCTCGCGCTATCCGATTGTGTCGGCTTTCTTCCACAGTTGGTCCGTAAACGGCTATTTCCATCGCATACAGCACGGCGATTGGTTCGGGGGGAAGGGTGTCGGCCTGGCCAAGATCTCCGTCAATGATCAGCTCGTGCATGTATACGTCGCGCAC CTGCACGCAGAGTACAACCGACAGTGTGACGATTATATGGCCCACCGAGTGATACAAGCGTACGATACGGCTCAGTTCATCGAAACTACACGTGGCCACTCGGTACTGCAAGTACTAGCGGGCGATCTCAACACGGAACCAGGCGATCTGGCCTACCGGGTGCTGTTGACCAGTTCTAATCTGAAGGATTCGTACGATCGCAAACTGGTCGGAAGCACGGCTGGAACGAATGAGTGCGAGTCGAACAGCTATACCGAAGGTTCGGCTGCCAGACAGAACCCGAACGGTAAGCGCATCGACTATGTGATGTACCGGATCGGGGACCACTACGAGGGTCGGTTGCTGGAGCACCGGCTGCCACTACCCAAGCGTGTACCGGGCCAAAGCTGCAGCTACTCCGACCACGAGGCCGTGTACGCGAAGCTAATATTGAAGCGCAACAACTCATCGTCCACCATCCAGAACCTCATCGCGTGTAACGGCGGCAAGACGAAGGACGAGAACTCCGGCTGCACGCCAGAATCGCGAGCAGAAAACCAACGGGAGGCTGTGCTGGCATTGCGAGAAAGTGTGACGATCTGCAGCGAGAGCTTGAAGCAACTGGAATCGCACCGCCGCAGCTACACTCTCATGGCGATCGGAGTAATAATCGTGCTGATCAATCTGCTCGAGCTCCAGGCACCATACGGGTTGAAGATTGCATTTCTGGTGCTAAAGTTTCTGCTCTGCGCCGTCATCATCTTTTTCGTCGTGATGGCCACGATCTGGAACGTGGTGGAAAAGCACGGCATACTGGCCGGTAAGCTGTCGATGGAAATCGCCCTCAGAGGGTACAGTCTCGAGGTACCCGGTTGTAGCACCGCGGGGGGCGGTACTCGTGGTGGCTCGGGTGCGGagtga